One Archangium violaceum genomic window, GCGTGACAGGCACGGCGAGGCTCGTCGGCCACGCCCGGTTCCAGCGGCTGACGGTGGCGCTCAACCTCGGCTGGCGGTGGGCGGCGAGCGAGCAGCGGTTGCTCAACATCCGCTCCGGCAACGGCCTGCTCTACGGCGCGGGTGTGGAGGTCGAAGTCGCGCGCTACGCGAACATGCCCATCTCCCTGCTCGGTGAGGTGTATGGGCTGGCCGCTCCAGGGGCCACCGATGGCGTGAGCAGCCCCGCCGAGGCGATGCTCGCGGGCAAGGCGCAGGTGCGTGACTGGAGCGTCTTCCTCGGCGCGGGCTCGGGACTCAACGCGGGCTATGGAGAGCCCCGGGTGCGGGTGATGGCGGGCCTGTCCTATTCGTGGCAGTACCGGCCGAAGCCGCCGCCGCTCGTTCCGCCCTCCGTGCTCCCGGTGATTCCGTCCCAGCCACCGAGCATCACCGTGGGCGAGCAGGACGTCCGCCTCCAGCTGTGGGAGCCGGTGTATTTCGCCTTCGCCAAGGACACCATCGACCCGGTGAGCTTCCCGCTGCTCGACGAGGTGGCCCGCTTCATCCGCGAGCACCCCGAGCTCGGCCCCATCCGCATCGACGGCCACACGGATGACGTGGGGAGCGATCAGTACAACCTGGAGCTGTCGCAGCGCCGGGCCAAGGCCATCCGCGAGTACCTCGGCACCAAGGGCGTGCCGGCGGAGCGGCTGAGCCATGTGGGCTACGGCAAGCGTTGCCCCCTGCTCTCCAATGCGACCGAGGAGGGCCGTGCCGTCAACCGGCGGGTGGACTTCATCCTCGTCAACCGCGAGCGCCGCCACCCTCGCCCCGGCGAGTGCCCCGAGCGGCCCACTCCGACCCCGGCCCCCACCCCCACCCCGAACCAGGCCCAGTCCCGAAAGTAAGGAGCAACCATGCGCCATGCCCCCTACTTGATGTTGGTGGTGCTCGCCGCCTCGGCCGCGCCGGCGTTCGCCTTCGAGGACGTCAACTGCAACGGCATCGATCGCTCGGTCGAGAAGGATCCCACGTCCTTCCCGCCGAGAGACTGCATCGACTATTCGCTCAACGGCCTGTCGTGCCGAGAGGGTGAGCTCCCCCCGTTGCGCGCGTGCGATGACTATGTCGCTCAGGGCCCCGGACAGGCGGCCACCTGCGGCCCACAGCTCGCCGTGGACCAGGACGCGGATCGGCTCGGTGACGCGTGTGACAACTGCCCCGCCCTGGCCAATCCCGACCAACTGGACTCGGACGGAGATGGGGTCGGGGATGCCTGTGACATCTGCCCCGCCCAGGCCAATCCCGACCAGCTGGACTCGGATGGAGATGGGATTGGTGACGCGTGTGACAACTGCCCTTCCCGGGCCAATCCCGACCAGCGGGACTCGGACGGGGACGGAGCCGGAGACGTGTGTGACGTCTGCCAGGGCCAATCCAATGCGGATCAGCGGGACTCGGACGGGGATGGGCTGGGCGATGTGTGTGACAACTGCTCGGGCCGCGCCAACCCCGACCAGCGGGATGAAGACGGGGACGGGCTGGGGGATGTGTGCGATGTCTGCCCCGCGATCGCCAACAGCGGCCAGCAGGACGTGGACGACGATGGGGTGGGCGATGTGTGCGACATCTGCCCGTCAGTGCCCAACCCCCAACAGGAGGACACGGACGGCGATGGCCTGGGCAATGCGTGCGATGTCTGCCCCGCC contains:
- a CDS encoding OmpA family protein, producing MKLYTPSGSISRALVVLATLTGALFAPAAEAQNGAPSLDVNRFHPAPGSGRLLTVDLADVGRSPGVVSQFVLHYADLPLAYTFGDEVTGKLVRDRITADLSFAFSLLDRVQLSVALPVTLHQAGDLITYPDVVTREPRALPGISASGLEDLRLGLKGRFWSNEQFGFGGVAEVVAPTGNAGSFLGSESVTGTARLVGHARFQRLTVALNLGWRWAASEQRLLNIRSGNGLLYGAGVEVEVARYANMPISLLGEVYGLAAPGATDGVSSPAEAMLAGKAQVRDWSVFLGAGSGLNAGYGEPRVRVMAGLSYSWQYRPKPPPLVPPSVLPVIPSQPPSITVGEQDVRLQLWEPVYFAFAKDTIDPVSFPLLDEVARFIREHPELGPIRIDGHTDDVGSDQYNLELSQRRAKAIREYLGTKGVPAERLSHVGYGKRCPLLSNATEEGRAVNRRVDFILVNRERRHPRPGECPERPTPTPAPTPTPNQAQSRK
- a CDS encoding thrombospondin type 3 repeat-containing protein produces the protein MRHAPYLMLVVLAASAAPAFAFEDVNCNGIDRSVEKDPTSFPPRDCIDYSLNGLSCREGELPPLRACDDYVAQGPGQAATCGPQLAVDQDADRLGDACDNCPALANPDQLDSDGDGVGDACDICPAQANPDQLDSDGDGIGDACDNCPSRANPDQRDSDGDGAGDVCDVCQGQSNADQRDSDGDGLGDVCDNCSGRANPDQRDEDGDGLGDVCDVCPAIANSGQQDVDDDGVGDVCDICPSVPNPQQEDTDGDGLGNACDVCPAKAGTSQVDVDGDGVGDACDNCPQDANTDQEESSLYPGLGAVCTPGMRGGGGCSTDGGGLGGVLGGSALGVVVLLLGVSRRRKRTP